In Alicyclobacillus macrosporangiidus CPP55, a single window of DNA contains:
- a CDS encoding exosporium glycoprotein BclB-related protein, producing MIPFASGTPVALSSVAGGLANTGALVGFGSSSAGVTIGGGTITLGGVGGVLDFAFVVPRAGTVTSISAFFSATVGVLTAAGTVRAELWSAPAGSDTFTPAGVFVLLAPPFGPGVVAPGTTAFNTAAAALPVAAGDKLLMVFSLDTTATVLDTLTGFASAGVAIS from the coding sequence ATAATTCCATTTGCATCCGGAACTCCTGTCGCGCTGTCTAGTGTTGCAGGTGGATTAGCTAATACTGGAGCTCTCGTTGGATTTGGAAGTTCTTCGGCAGGTGTCACTATTGGCGGAGGAACAATAACGCTAGGTGGTGTCGGGGGCGTTCTTGACTTCGCATTTGTAGTTCCTCGTGCTGGAACAGTCACATCAATATCTGCGTTCTTTAGTGCTACAGTTGGAGTTTTAACTGCAGCTGGAACAGTCAGAGCAGAATTATGGAGTGCACCTGCAGGTAGCGACACCTTTACTCCAGCAGGCGTTTTTGTACTATTGGCACCACCTTTCGGCCCTGGAGTAGTTGCTCCTGGCACTACTGCATTTAATACTGCTGCGGCGGCATTACCGGTAGCTGCAGGTGACAAACTATTAATGGTTTTTTCTTTAGATACAACTGCGACTGTTCTCGATACGCTTACAGGTTTTGCAAGTGCAGGTGTTGCAATCAGTTAA
- a CDS encoding glycosyltransferase, translating to MIRVSLCMIVKNEEETLGRCLESVADLVDEIIIVDTGSTDSTKEIARKWTPHVLDFEWIDDFAAARNFSFSHASMEYILWLDADDVLLEPDRQKFLHLKQNLDSAVDVVSMYYHLAFDSEGNVTASLRRNRLAKRSKGFRWYGAVHEYLAVNGSVLNSDIAITHLPVKHDSDRNLRIYERRLAAGETFTPRDLFYYANECFDHQNYERAIEYYTKFLNSKQGWIEDIIATCGKLADCYFHLGDMERAKEYALKSFEYDTPRAEFCCRLGYGFMQQGEWNKAVFWYKLATEVEKSKDSWGYFNDACWTWLPHLQLCVCYYHLGEYELAYKHNEKARQYKPNDEQVLYNKNYLESILKT from the coding sequence GTGATTCGCGTCAGCCTTTGCATGATTGTAAAAAACGAAGAAGAAACCCTTGGACGATGCCTGGAATCTGTTGCAGACCTGGTTGATGAGATCATTATTGTTGATACAGGATCAACAGACTCCACCAAGGAAATCGCGCGAAAGTGGACCCCACACGTGCTTGACTTTGAATGGATCGATGATTTTGCCGCAGCTCGGAATTTTTCATTTAGTCACGCATCGATGGAGTACATCCTCTGGCTCGACGCGGACGACGTGTTGCTTGAACCCGATCGACAGAAATTCCTACATTTGAAACAGAACCTCGACTCTGCAGTCGATGTCGTTTCTATGTATTACCATCTAGCTTTCGATTCTGAAGGTAATGTGACTGCCAGCCTTCGACGGAATCGCTTAGCGAAACGATCCAAAGGGTTTCGGTGGTACGGAGCCGTACACGAATACCTAGCTGTAAACGGTTCCGTTCTAAATAGTGATATCGCCATTACCCATCTTCCTGTGAAGCATGATTCTGACCGTAATCTGCGGATTTACGAACGCAGGCTCGCTGCAGGGGAGACATTTACACCGCGCGACCTATTTTATTATGCAAACGAATGCTTCGACCATCAAAACTATGAACGAGCGATCGAGTATTACACGAAATTCCTCAATTCAAAGCAAGGATGGATTGAAGACATCATTGCAACGTGCGGAAAATTGGCAGACTGTTACTTTCATTTAGGAGACATGGAGCGCGCAAAGGAATATGCGCTAAAATCATTCGAATATGATACTCCGCGTGCAGAATTCTGCTGTAGGTTAGGTTACGGATTCATGCAACAAGGCGAATGGAATAAAGCAGTCTTTTGGTACAAACTCGCCACTGAAGTTGAAAAATCAAAAGATAGTTGGGGTTACTTCAACGATGCATGCTGGACGTGGCTCCCTCATCTGCAACTCTGCGTTTGTTATTATCATCTAGGTGAGTATGAATTGGCTTACAAACATAACGAAAAAGCTCGTCAATATAAGCCAAATGACGAACAGGTGCTATATAACAAGAACTACTTGGAATCTATACTAAAAACGTAA
- a CDS encoding integrase core domain-containing protein, protein MTTNLSNSGMTSRRFIQAMKDINRERTGYNNSDADGYIERFFQSLKEEEVWLQEYSSFAEAKAAIESYIHFYNTEQPHSALGYRSPAEFRKWKPQQNAA, encoded by the coding sequence ATGACTACCAACCTGTCGAACTCGGGGATGACGAGTCGGCGGTTTATCCAGGCGATGAAGGATATCAACCGCGAACGGACGGGCTACAACAACTCCGATGCTGATGGATACATCGAGCGATTCTTCCAGTCGCTCAAGGAAGAGGAGGTATGGTTGCAGGAATACAGCAGCTTTGCCGAGGCGAAGGCAGCGATTGAATCGTACATTCACTTCTACAACACGGAGCAGCCGCATTCAGCGTTGGGTTATCGCTCGCCGGCCGAATTCAGAAAATGGAAGCCGCAACAGAACGCAGCGTAA
- a CDS encoding site-specific integrase, producing the protein MDLGRDENGERRQTWFSGCVLERADVPRIRFHDLRHTHASLMLAQGVHPKIVSERLGHSSISITMDTYSHLIPGLQHRAADDFAALITGTAGKAPEK; encoded by the coding sequence ATAGATCTAGGACGAGACGAAAACGGCGAGCGGCGGCAGACATGGTTCAGCGGCTGCGTGTTGGAACGCGCAGATGTGCCGCGTATACGGTTCCACGACTTGCGTCACACCCATGCCTCACTCATGCTTGCTCAGGGCGTGCATCCTAAGATCGTGAGCGAACGTCTAGGGCACAGTTCGATCAGCATCACGATGGATACGTATTCGCACCTCATACCTGGGTTGCAACATCGTGCTGCCGATGACTTTGCCGCACTGATTACAGGCACAGCCGGGAAGGCACCAGAGAAGTGA
- a CDS encoding IS5 family transposase, translating into MYRKRENQVLLPHEFFLPFGGKLNENNRWVKLTQLIPWDRVEEYYADLFKPASQGGQTAVSVRMALGSLIIQQRLGTSDRDTVQHITENPYLQYMIGLPEFQEDPPFDASLMTHFRKRLGPDVLNQVNEWIIQSDVQHKEDEDQVSDDDSDGGTRAGSQSTSSEPPAPVPRQGKLLLDATCAPADIAYPTDLSLLNEAREKLERIIDVLHSARDTGQRKPRTYREKARKAYLSLAKQRRVSPRVLRKAVGKQLRFVARDLRIIAMLRDEVGLSVVSRRQYRDLLVIHELYRQQAEMYRKRTRRIDDRIVSISQPHVRPMVRGKARSNVEFGAKVAISLVDGYARIEQLQWDSFNEGLTLEAAVEAYRERYGCYPEAVLADKLYRTRANLQYCRGLGIRLSGPKLGRPLKDEQASQKRIERQDAVERNAIEGKFGEGKRRYGLGLIRARLPETSASVIVMQLLVMNLERKLRLLFTLLSVVVISGFRRPLGADYAV; encoded by the coding sequence GTGTATCGGAAGAGAGAGAATCAGGTTCTGTTGCCTCATGAGTTCTTTCTCCCGTTTGGCGGCAAGTTGAATGAAAATAACCGCTGGGTAAAACTTACGCAGCTCATCCCATGGGACCGCGTTGAAGAATATTACGCAGATCTGTTCAAGCCAGCGTCGCAGGGTGGACAGACGGCAGTGTCTGTTCGCATGGCGCTTGGTTCCCTGATCATCCAGCAACGGCTTGGCACCAGTGATCGCGATACCGTCCAGCACATCACAGAGAATCCATATCTGCAGTACATGATTGGTCTGCCAGAGTTTCAGGAAGATCCCCCGTTCGACGCCTCGCTCATGACTCACTTCCGAAAGCGTCTGGGGCCGGATGTGCTGAACCAAGTCAATGAGTGGATCATCCAGTCCGATGTACAACACAAGGAAGATGAGGACCAAGTTTCGGATGACGATTCTGATGGGGGCACGAGAGCCGGGAGTCAATCAACGTCTTCAGAACCACCGGCGCCGGTGCCGCGACAAGGGAAGTTGTTGTTAGATGCCACGTGCGCACCAGCGGATATCGCGTATCCGACAGATTTGTCGCTGCTCAATGAGGCACGCGAGAAACTTGAACGCATCATCGACGTACTGCATTCCGCCCGGGACACGGGCCAACGAAAACCGCGCACCTATCGCGAGAAGGCGCGTAAGGCATACCTTTCACTGGCCAAGCAGCGGCGTGTGAGCCCGCGTGTTCTGCGCAAGGCCGTCGGCAAGCAACTGCGCTTTGTGGCGCGAGACCTTCGAATCATTGCCATGCTGCGAGACGAGGTCGGCCTCAGTGTGGTGAGCCGTCGCCAGTATCGCGACCTGCTCGTCATTCACGAGTTGTACCGTCAGCAAGCAGAGATGTATCGCAAGCGGACGCGGCGTATCGACGATCGAATCGTCAGCATCTCACAGCCGCATGTGCGTCCGATGGTGCGTGGCAAGGCGCGTTCGAATGTGGAGTTTGGCGCAAAGGTGGCCATCAGCCTCGTGGACGGATACGCTCGGATCGAGCAGTTGCAGTGGGACAGTTTCAACGAAGGACTGACACTCGAAGCAGCCGTGGAGGCCTACCGTGAACGGTACGGGTGTTACCCAGAGGCGGTATTAGCCGACAAGCTATACCGGACGCGAGCGAACCTGCAGTACTGCCGGGGACTTGGCATCCGGCTCAGTGGCCCGAAGCTGGGTCGGCCATTGAAGGATGAGCAGGCCAGCCAAAAACGAATCGAACGACAGGACGCCGTAGAGCGCAACGCCATTGAGGGCAAGTTTGGGGAAGGGAAACGCAGATACGGGTTAGGCCTGATCCGGGCACGACTTCCGGAGACGAGCGCGAGCGTGATTGTCATGCAACTTCTGGTAATGAACCTGGAACGGAAGCTACGGCTTCTGTTTACCCTGCTTTCGGTGGTCGTCATATCGGGATTCCGACGGCCGCTTGGGGCTGATTACGCGGTCTAA
- a CDS encoding alkaline phosphatase family protein: protein MLKKFACCLTVVAGVLAGCGGPTTPASENAGNLVQPSTVPSTLAPGHMVRVRPPEHIVIVIEENHSYDEIAGNAKAPYINALMKQGATFTNYHGVEHPSQPNYLDLFSGSNQGITNDSCPHTFSAPNLASELAAAGLSFAGYSEDLPSMGYTGCSNGRYGLPLGATYARKHSPWVNFTNVPPSDNLPFSSFPKDFSKLPTVAFVIPNLQHDMHSGSIEAADTWLRQYIQPYVEWARLHNGLLVVTWDEDDESADNRVPTIFVGPMIRSGTFSERVNHFNLLRTIEDVYGLPPLGQSAHVAPIADVWR from the coding sequence ATGTTGAAAAAGTTCGCCTGCTGCTTGACGGTGGTCGCCGGAGTATTGGCTGGATGCGGTGGTCCCACCACCCCGGCGTCCGAGAATGCTGGTAACTTGGTACAGCCGTCCACGGTTCCGTCCACTCTGGCACCGGGGCACATGGTGAGGGTTCGGCCTCCGGAGCACATCGTGATCGTCATCGAAGAAAACCACTCGTACGATGAAATCGCAGGCAATGCAAAGGCTCCCTATATCAATGCGTTGATGAAGCAGGGGGCCACGTTCACGAACTATCACGGGGTGGAGCATCCCAGCCAGCCGAACTATCTGGATCTGTTCTCCGGGTCAAACCAAGGTATCACCAACGACTCGTGTCCGCACACGTTTTCAGCACCCAACCTGGCCAGCGAACTGGCGGCGGCCGGTCTGTCCTTTGCCGGGTATTCGGAGGATCTGCCATCGATGGGCTACACGGGGTGCAGCAATGGGCGTTACGGGCTGCCGTTGGGCGCCACTTACGCCCGAAAGCACAGCCCGTGGGTGAACTTCACGAATGTACCGCCATCGGACAATCTGCCGTTTTCCAGCTTTCCGAAAGATTTTTCCAAGTTGCCCACAGTGGCCTTCGTGATCCCGAACTTGCAGCACGACATGCACAGCGGTTCCATTGAAGCTGCAGACACGTGGCTCCGGCAATACATACAGCCATACGTGGAGTGGGCTAGGTTGCACAACGGTTTGTTAGTGGTGACCTGGGACGAGGATGATGAGTCGGCCGACAACAGGGTTCCCACCATCTTCGTGGGGCCCATGATTCGCTCCGGAACCTTTTCCGAGCGGGTAAACCATTTCAACCTCCTGCGCACCATCGAAGACGTGTATGGACTTCCTCCGCTGGGACAAAGCGCCCATGTGGCGCCGATTGCGGATGTTTGGCGGTAG
- a CDS encoding biosynthetic peptidoglycan transglycosylase: MRRVVRRLVKLFIFLLVAGCALWYGLKVYFTRLDPIALKVRQEVLAQIQAHGSRFLTYDQIPEVYRNAVIATEDRSFFTNIGVDFQGIARAMWVDIRQQQPVQGGSTITQQLVHNTLLKDVPKSLSWKVKETLYAIGLYDTLSKQETFALYANDIYFGQGAYGLYAAAKTYFGRVPAELNAGELTLLAGLPNAPSDYNPFRHMELARERQRIVVQSMVDDGMITQAHAAEILREPIRLRSNR; encoded by the coding sequence ATGCGGCGCGTCGTCCGCCGACTTGTGAAGCTCTTCATATTTCTCTTGGTGGCGGGGTGTGCTTTGTGGTACGGGCTGAAGGTGTACTTTACACGGCTTGATCCGATTGCTCTCAAGGTTCGGCAGGAGGTGTTGGCGCAGATTCAAGCGCATGGGAGTCGGTTTCTCACCTATGATCAGATTCCCGAGGTGTACCGAAATGCGGTGATAGCGACCGAGGACCGGAGCTTTTTCACAAACATCGGCGTGGATTTTCAGGGCATCGCCCGGGCGATGTGGGTGGACATTCGACAACAGCAACCCGTTCAAGGGGGATCGACGATCACGCAGCAACTGGTCCACAACACCCTCTTGAAGGACGTCCCCAAATCCCTGTCATGGAAGGTGAAGGAAACCCTTTACGCTATCGGACTCTACGATACGTTGAGCAAGCAGGAGACGTTTGCCCTGTATGCGAATGACATCTATTTCGGGCAGGGTGCCTACGGTTTGTACGCTGCGGCAAAAACGTATTTCGGGAGGGTGCCCGCGGAGTTGAACGCCGGTGAGCTGACTTTGCTCGCCGGGTTACCGAATGCCCCGAGCGACTACAATCCATTTCGCCACATGGAGTTGGCTCGGGAGCGACAGCGGATCGTCGTCCAGAGTATGGTAGACGACGGGATGATCACACAGGCGCATGCTGCAGAGATTCTCCGAGAGCCCATCCGCCTGCGGTCAAACCGGTGA
- a CDS encoding transposase: MPGRKWTVDEKMNIVLEGMMPGANISEVCRRHGVAQSLYYRWREAFLAGGRAGLQSGPSTREQELEKELQEARAKIGELTMQVDVLRKKSNWGRK, from the coding sequence ATGCCGGGACGTAAGTGGACAGTGGACGAGAAGATGAACATCGTGCTCGAGGGCATGATGCCCGGTGCGAACATCAGCGAGGTATGTCGGCGGCATGGCGTGGCCCAGAGTCTGTATTACAGGTGGCGTGAAGCGTTCCTGGCTGGTGGACGGGCTGGACTTCAGTCCGGACCCTCTACGAGGGAGCAGGAGCTGGAGAAGGAGTTGCAGGAGGCTCGGGCTAAGATCGGTGAACTTACGATGCAGGTGGATGTGTTGCGAAAAAAATCGAATTGGGGCCGGAAGTAA
- a CDS encoding IS3 family transposase, whose product MVCQLAKEGFPVPVIAKALGLNRTYCYSLLKPPVPKPKRPPVDKDALVKQWIRKLCEEFPTYGYRRIQVMLRRRYNLRVNHKRVYRLMNEMELLVKSPRKGASRAKRRGKIPVTRSNEHFQCDMTKVWCGKDGWGYLFAVIDAYDREIVGYSFSRFCRTEDLLKAVDMALNYRFPNGVQGAGLTLRTDNGCQMTSRRFIQAMKVCQINHERTGYNNPDADGYIERFFRSLKEEEVWLQEYSSFAEAKAAIESYIRFYNTDRPHSALGYRSPLEFRNWKMQQDAA is encoded by the coding sequence TTGGTCTGTCAGCTCGCCAAAGAAGGGTTTCCGGTCCCAGTGATTGCAAAAGCGTTAGGGCTGAACCGGACGTACTGTTACAGCTTGCTGAAGCCGCCTGTGCCAAAGCCGAAGCGGCCTCCTGTGGACAAGGACGCTCTGGTCAAACAGTGGATTCGGAAACTGTGCGAAGAATTCCCCACGTACGGATACCGGCGAATCCAAGTCATGCTGCGTCGCCGATACAACCTGCGGGTGAACCATAAGCGGGTGTATCGGCTGATGAATGAAATGGAGCTGCTGGTGAAATCTCCGAGGAAGGGCGCTTCACGAGCGAAACGGCGAGGGAAGATACCGGTCACCAGGTCCAACGAGCATTTCCAGTGCGACATGACGAAGGTGTGGTGTGGGAAAGACGGATGGGGATATCTGTTTGCCGTGATTGACGCTTATGACCGGGAGATTGTGGGGTACTCGTTTTCCCGGTTCTGCCGTACGGAGGACCTGCTGAAGGCTGTGGATATGGCGCTGAACTATCGCTTCCCGAACGGCGTTCAAGGTGCCGGTTTGACATTACGAACGGACAATGGCTGCCAGATGACGAGTCGACGGTTCATCCAAGCGATGAAGGTCTGCCAAATCAACCATGAGCGGACGGGATACAACAACCCCGATGCTGACGGATACATCGAGCGATTCTTCCGGTCGCTGAAGGAGGAGGAGGTCTGGCTGCAGGAATACAGCAGCTTTGCCGAGGCGAAAGCGGCGATTGAGTCGTACATTCGCTTTTACAACACGGACCGACCGCATTCCGCACTAGGTTATCGCTCGCCGTTGGAATTCAGAAATTGGAAAATGCAACAGGACGCAGCGTGA